In Nitratireductor basaltis, the following are encoded in one genomic region:
- a CDS encoding substrate-binding domain-containing protein: MKLHLMTAACAATMLAVPAANAQDDIKIGYINKMGDHPWFVAEVAGAKEAAEAGGAAFVSQDVQFNADLTITTLDTMIGDGVDGIAIVVPDRALGPIVAARAAEAGVPIIAVDDDIEDEAGNPVPYVGLNAFAIGEQVGAELAKLYQEKGWEKGSVGIVSIEDRKADTCMQRNGGAEKALLENSDLGEDQIIRAAYDNTMVNAIDVMTTTLTANPQYDHWIFYACNDDGVLGAARAMENSNYPAENGIGIGIDGSRACDAFGNGRESAFKGTMWLNSENHGRDAVNLLLKKIKDGTELPEATYSDPEFVTLENFGDYKSKLCSS; the protein is encoded by the coding sequence ATGAAACTACACCTTATGACCGCTGCCTGCGCAGCGACGATGCTCGCCGTTCCGGCCGCAAATGCCCAGGACGATATCAAGATCGGCTACATCAACAAGATGGGTGATCATCCATGGTTCGTGGCGGAAGTGGCTGGTGCCAAGGAAGCTGCGGAGGCAGGCGGTGCCGCGTTTGTGAGCCAGGATGTGCAGTTCAATGCCGATCTGACGATCACCACGCTCGATACCATGATCGGCGACGGTGTGGATGGTATCGCCATCGTGGTGCCGGACCGCGCCTTGGGCCCGATCGTGGCCGCCAGAGCCGCCGAAGCCGGCGTCCCCATCATCGCCGTCGATGACGACATCGAGGACGAGGCCGGCAATCCGGTGCCCTATGTAGGGCTGAACGCCTTCGCCATCGGCGAGCAGGTGGGCGCGGAGCTTGCAAAGCTGTATCAGGAAAAGGGATGGGAGAAGGGGTCAGTCGGTATCGTTTCGATCGAAGACCGCAAGGCCGACACCTGCATGCAGCGCAACGGTGGTGCGGAGAAAGCGCTGCTCGAAAATTCCGATCTGGGTGAAGATCAGATCATCCGGGCTGCCTATGACAACACGATGGTCAACGCCATCGACGTCATGACGACGACGCTGACCGCCAATCCGCAATATGACCACTGGATCTTCTACGCCTGCAATGATGACGGTGTTCTGGGCGCTGCGCGGGCAATGGAGAATTCCAATTATCCCGCAGAGAACGGCATCGGCATCGGCATTGATGGCAGCCGCGCCTGTGATGCTTTCGGGAATGGTCGGGAGTCTGCGTTCAAGGGAACGATGTGGCTGAACTCCGAAAACCACGGCCGGGATGCGGTCAACCTGCTGCTCAAGAAGATCAAGGACGGCACCGAACTTCCGGAGGCCACATATTCCGATCCGGAATTCGTGACCCTTGAGAATTTCGGCGACTACAAGAGCAAGCTCTGCAGCTCGTAA
- a CDS encoding sugar ABC transporter ATP-binding protein, giving the protein MGTPFLRTEGLTKHFGPVHALSDVSLDVREGEVLALVGENGAGKSTLMRLLEGVHPPSRGTIRIRGESVQFAQPRESHAAGIRVIHQEPEIVPDLTVAENIFAGDLPRRGKYFLDWTTLNAKTVSLLETFGMTGELRPGQMCSGLGPAQRQMIEIMRAVQAGGQLIAFDEPTSSLTDEEAQRLFTIIDRLRGEGVAVIYISHRLAEITQLADRVAVLRDGQLVDDLPAEGITEEKITRLMVGRPLSDMFPERSPNQGDVVLEVADLSTDHVSDISFKLHRGEVLGIGGLIGAGRSELAKGIFGFHRRTGGTVLLDGHQLPSGDTAAAIAAGIGFAPEDRKDEALLLLQTILENAVLCVPEKVSTKGFFDRRKALNLIGKISRQMRLKASSLDAPITSLSGGNQQKVVLTRWLACDLKVLILDEPTRGIDVGARSEIYELIRTLTDTRGLGVIVISSEMPELIGLSDRILVMADGRINAELDKNDISEERIMAAAIPHGARQAAAGTEGLAR; this is encoded by the coding sequence ATGGGAACCCCGTTCCTCAGGACGGAAGGGCTCACCAAGCATTTCGGGCCAGTGCATGCCCTTTCCGACGTCTCTCTTGATGTCAGGGAAGGCGAAGTGCTGGCGCTGGTTGGTGAAAATGGAGCTGGCAAATCCACGCTGATGCGCCTGCTTGAAGGCGTTCATCCGCCAAGCCGCGGCACTATCCGTATCCGTGGCGAGAGCGTGCAATTCGCGCAGCCGCGTGAGTCACATGCGGCAGGTATCCGTGTCATTCACCAGGAGCCGGAGATCGTTCCCGATCTGACGGTCGCGGAGAACATCTTCGCCGGCGATTTGCCGCGAAGGGGGAAGTATTTCCTCGATTGGACCACGCTGAACGCAAAGACCGTTTCCCTGCTCGAGACGTTCGGCATGACAGGCGAACTGAGGCCGGGTCAGATGTGCAGTGGGCTCGGGCCGGCCCAACGCCAGATGATCGAGATCATGCGCGCGGTGCAGGCTGGCGGCCAGCTTATCGCGTTCGATGAACCGACTTCATCTTTGACTGACGAGGAAGCGCAGCGCCTGTTCACCATCATCGACCGCCTGCGAGGCGAGGGCGTGGCGGTGATCTATATTTCACACCGCCTCGCGGAAATCACGCAGCTGGCCGACAGGGTGGCGGTGCTTCGTGACGGCCAGCTGGTCGATGACCTTCCCGCAGAAGGCATCACCGAAGAGAAGATCACCCGGCTGATGGTCGGGCGACCGCTCTCGGACATGTTTCCCGAGCGCTCACCCAATCAGGGCGATGTTGTTCTGGAGGTTGCCGATCTCTCGACGGATCATGTGAGCGACATTTCCTTCAAGCTGCATCGCGGCGAGGTGCTGGGCATTGGTGGCCTCATCGGGGCGGGGCGCTCCGAGCTGGCGAAAGGCATCTTCGGCTTCCATCGGCGGACCGGGGGCACGGTTCTGCTTGATGGGCACCAGCTTCCCTCTGGTGATACGGCGGCGGCCATCGCGGCGGGCATCGGCTTTGCGCCCGAGGACCGCAAGGATGAAGCCCTGCTCCTGCTTCAGACCATTCTGGAGAATGCGGTTCTCTGTGTGCCGGAGAAGGTTTCCACCAAGGGCTTCTTCGATCGTCGCAAGGCGCTGAACCTGATCGGGAAAATCTCTCGCCAGATGCGGCTGAAGGCATCTTCTCTCGATGCTCCGATCACATCGCTTTCCGGCGGCAATCAGCAGAAGGTTGTCCTGACGCGCTGGCTTGCCTGCGACCTTAAGGTCCTCATCCTAGATGAACCGACGCGTGGCATCGATGTGGGTGCGCGTTCGGAGATCTACGAGCTCATTCGAACACTCACCGATACCCGTGGCCTGGGGGTCATCGTGATTTCGTCGGAGATGCCCGAGCTCATCGGCCTGTCGGACCGCATCCTCGTGATGGCCGACGGTCGCATCAACGCCGAGCTCGATAAGAACGACATCTCGGAAGAACGTATCATGGCAGCGGCTATTCCGCACGGCGCGAGGCAGGCTGCTGCAGGAACGGAAGGATTGGCACGATGA
- a CDS encoding ABC transporter permease, which yields MSVGSLELNNRGNFMHRFVERVGIHNISLLVALIGLLVIFGALRGDVFFSTRNLLNIGMGVAILGVLAISQTGVIVSGGLDISVGSIVGLTTVATAMAIQSTEMAGMGLLAGLVVGGLAGLVNGLLVTYGRINAVIVTLGTMAIFRGIAFILSDGQSISIFNDTFRWIGTGRMLGLPIPIWILVLVAIGFYVFMHKSIVGRNYYAIGGNPVVARLSGLSIPRYRVAIYVLSGVMAGVGGILLAARTGSGQPISGSDGLELEAITAAFLGGCAMQGGRGTVVGALLGVAIIGVLNNGMILTAVPTFYQMLAKGTLLILAVFLAEYRLNRS from the coding sequence ATGAGTGTTGGATCGCTCGAACTAAACAATCGCGGAAATTTCATGCACCGGTTCGTGGAACGGGTCGGCATTCACAATATCAGTCTGTTGGTCGCGCTGATCGGCCTTCTCGTCATATTCGGCGCGCTCAGAGGAGACGTCTTCTTCTCCACGCGGAACCTGCTGAATATCGGCATGGGCGTGGCGATTCTTGGCGTGCTTGCGATTTCCCAGACCGGTGTCATCGTATCCGGCGGTCTCGATATTTCCGTGGGCTCGATCGTCGGGCTGACCACCGTCGCAACCGCAATGGCCATACAATCGACCGAGATGGCGGGGATGGGGCTGTTGGCCGGATTGGTGGTTGGCGGGCTGGCAGGTCTCGTGAACGGTCTGCTGGTCACCTATGGGCGCATCAATGCCGTCATCGTGACGCTCGGGACCATGGCGATCTTTCGTGGCATTGCGTTCATCCTCTCGGATGGTCAATCCATCTCGATCTTCAACGACACGTTCCGCTGGATCGGTACCGGCCGCATGCTTGGCTTGCCTATTCCAATCTGGATCCTGGTGCTTGTCGCCATCGGATTCTATGTCTTCATGCACAAGAGCATCGTGGGGCGGAACTATTATGCGATCGGCGGAAATCCGGTGGTCGCCCGCCTTTCTGGCCTCAGCATCCCGCGCTACCGTGTCGCGATCTATGTACTCTCTGGCGTAATGGCGGGTGTGGGCGGCATCCTCCTTGCTGCACGCACCGGTTCGGGACAGCCAATCTCCGGTTCTGACGGCCTGGAGCTGGAAGCCATCACGGCAGCCTTTCTGGGCGGCTGCGCGATGCAAGGTGGTCGTGGTACCGTGGTCGGGGCGTTGCTTGGCGTTGCAATCATCGGTGTCTTGAACAACGGTATGATTCTTACTGCCGTGCCGACTTTCTACCAGATGCTGGCCAAGGGCACTTTGCTGATACTTGCGGTGTTCCTGGCGGAATACCGTCTGAACCGGAGCTGA
- a CDS encoding FadR/GntR family transcriptional regulator — translation MNVHKVSETRAATPRQRELVTSTLARMILSGEVPPGSKLPTEAELGKSMDVSRTVLRESVRMLAGKGLIESRPRIGTVVLPPSRWNHLDGDLLAWRESLPPDLNFIRSLTEARQVIEPAAAAMAAERADGTDLGRIQRAFDAMRAADIADIDAAVTADEDFHLAILAASKNEIFSNFGAVIGMALRMSFRVTTTGSENYAATLATHGDVLEAIRMREADTARDLMVKLINVAASDLARIAGRYEDR, via the coding sequence ATGAACGTGCACAAGGTAAGCGAAACGCGGGCGGCCACACCCCGTCAAAGGGAGTTGGTCACCTCGACCTTGGCGCGGATGATCCTGTCGGGCGAAGTGCCGCCCGGCAGCAAGTTGCCGACGGAAGCCGAACTCGGAAAATCGATGGATGTCAGCCGGACGGTGCTTCGCGAATCCGTTCGCATGCTGGCGGGCAAGGGCCTGATTGAAAGCCGTCCGCGCATCGGGACCGTGGTTCTGCCTCCCAGCCGCTGGAATCATCTGGATGGAGATCTTCTGGCATGGCGTGAAAGCCTGCCACCGGATCTGAACTTCATCCGCTCCCTGACCGAGGCGAGGCAGGTCATAGAGCCCGCGGCTGCCGCAATGGCGGCAGAGCGTGCCGACGGGACGGATCTCGGCAGGATCCAGCGCGCATTCGATGCAATGCGTGCGGCCGATATCGCGGATATCGATGCCGCCGTGACCGCTGACGAAGATTTCCACCTGGCAATCCTCGCGGCATCAAAGAACGAGATCTTCTCCAATTTCGGCGCAGTCATCGGAATGGCGCTGCGGATGAGCTTCCGGGTCACCACAACAGGTTCGGAAAATTATGCGGCTACTCTTGCCACCCATGGTGACGTGCTTGAAGCCATACGTATGCGTGAAGCAGATACTGCACGCGACCTTATGGTGAAGCTGATCAATGTGGCCGCGTCCGACCTTGCGAGGATTGCAGGACGATACGAAGACCGGTGA
- a CDS encoding aldose 1-epimerase, with product MTRSSVITLENEALSLGLAAKLGASVTSLEFLGRGERRPVLLGGERPDLRVEDSALFPMAPFANRARDNVIGSGNHRYRLQPNTSDPLALHGVAWQLPWDMVELTSTSCLLELEVTDEFVFGFKLAYRIAISGSSVEFELKLANSNDHSIPAGLGLHPYFPRRSDTTIRFPAQTLWPEGPGHLPTGRIPVPAEFDFSSQRPLPNRWINHCYSGWQGHAQIIQPSLGYSLEMVALNAHCLMLYSDPEKNRFALEPQSHATGENGPGGSGMMDLPGGDSSSLHLKLELSEL from the coding sequence ATGACCAGGTCCTCCGTCATCACCCTCGAGAATGAAGCTTTGTCCCTGGGGCTAGCAGCAAAGCTGGGCGCCTCGGTCACCAGTCTGGAGTTTCTCGGTCGGGGGGAAAGGCGCCCAGTCCTGCTTGGGGGGGAACGTCCCGATTTGCGTGTCGAGGACAGCGCGTTGTTCCCCATGGCACCATTTGCCAACCGGGCGCGAGACAACGTGATCGGGAGCGGCAATCATCGATACCGCCTGCAGCCCAATACGAGTGATCCTCTGGCGCTCCACGGTGTGGCATGGCAGCTTCCATGGGACATGGTCGAGCTCACGTCCACTTCGTGTCTACTCGAACTGGAGGTGACGGACGAATTTGTCTTCGGCTTCAAACTCGCCTATCGCATTGCGATATCCGGCTCCTCGGTCGAATTCGAGCTGAAACTTGCAAACAGCAACGATCATTCCATCCCGGCGGGGCTCGGTTTACATCCCTATTTTCCCCGGCGCAGCGACACGACAATCCGGTTTCCAGCGCAGACGCTCTGGCCCGAAGGGCCCGGCCACCTTCCAACGGGCAGAATTCCCGTTCCGGCTGAATTCGATTTCTCTTCGCAGCGGCCTCTCCCGAACAGATGGATCAATCATTGTTATTCGGGCTGGCAGGGCCACGCGCAGATAATCCAGCCCAGTCTGGGTTACAGCTTGGAGATGGTGGCGCTGAATGCCCATTGCCTCATGCTTTATTCCGATCCGGAAAAAAACCGGTTCGCCTTGGAGCCACAGAGCCACGCCACCGGGGAAAACGGTCCTGGAGGTTCTGGAATGATGGATCTGCCAGGTGGTGACAGCAGCAGCCTCCACCTCAAGCTGGAATTGAGCGAGCTCTGA
- a CDS encoding biliverdin-producing heme oxygenase, giving the protein MQSPQELMYRWRQHFTADKGEEVSTHSAQLTEQEMLLVLQPQTEHGSVLTALREATAEQHRKLEERFDAVSELADMHRRPQVIARYAAFYSSAFAALGPELEPLHELRFKHRRQAWEAVNMLQASADCATGFPAPADLREALGSFYVVEGSILGGRFIQAQLKKQDVEAAELAFLNPYGTAGGSMWRSLLSAIEEHGSGDLGIAAICRGATRAFDHAEFVLCGGTK; this is encoded by the coding sequence GTGCAAAGCCCGCAAGAGTTAATGTACAGGTGGCGGCAGCACTTCACTGCTGATAAGGGGGAAGAGGTCAGCACGCATTCGGCACAACTGACAGAACAGGAGATGCTGTTGGTACTACAGCCGCAAACGGAACACGGAAGTGTATTGACAGCATTGCGAGAGGCCACCGCTGAGCAACATCGAAAACTCGAAGAGCGGTTCGATGCAGTCTCTGAACTTGCCGATATGCATCGCAGGCCGCAGGTCATTGCGCGCTACGCTGCATTTTATTCTTCCGCTTTCGCCGCGCTGGGCCCCGAGCTTGAACCGCTGCATGAGCTGCGCTTCAAGCACCGTCGCCAAGCCTGGGAAGCAGTCAACATGCTTCAGGCGTCTGCCGATTGCGCCACTGGGTTTCCAGCCCCTGCCGATCTGCGCGAAGCGCTGGGATCCTTTTATGTCGTGGAAGGTTCGATCCTCGGCGGCCGGTTCATACAGGCGCAACTGAAGAAACAGGATGTGGAAGCCGCGGAACTGGCCTTTCTCAATCCCTATGGAACTGCCGGCGGTTCGATGTGGCGGTCGCTGCTATCTGCCATTGAAGAGCACGGCTCCGGCGACTTAGGAATTGCTGCCATCTGCCGGGGTGCCACAAGAGCATTCGATCATGCCGAGTTCGTTCTGTGCGGAGGCACGAAGTGA